In one Desulforegula conservatrix Mb1Pa genomic region, the following are encoded:
- a CDS encoding Mu-like prophage major head subunit gpT family protein: protein MQPINALKLKSVYTGFKTIFNDAFTKQADPKWMDVATLVRSSTAQETYGWMGSSTKFREWIGERVLQNLSVSDYTIKNKTFENTVTVPREAMEDDAYGVFSPMISQLGIDAKNHPDELVFALLAGGFTGLCYDGKAFFAADHPVKDANGKSQSVSNLEAGSGTPWMLLDVSGAVKPLIFQKRRDYSFVAMDKMDDEQVFTSSAFRYGVDCRVNAGYGLWQLAHAAKVDLNTENYTKVRAAMTGRKGDGGKPLNLNPGLLVVPPSLEKAALDIVKADRLANGADNVYTGSARVMVCPYLA, encoded by the coding sequence ATGCAACCAATAAACGCATTAAAATTAAAGTCGGTTTATACAGGCTTTAAAACCATATTCAACGATGCTTTTACAAAACAGGCCGATCCGAAATGGATGGACGTCGCCACCCTTGTTCGTTCTTCAACCGCTCAGGAAACATACGGCTGGATGGGATCTTCCACCAAGTTCCGTGAGTGGATTGGCGAAAGGGTTCTTCAGAACCTGTCGGTCTCTGACTATACGATCAAGAACAAGACCTTTGAAAATACAGTAACAGTGCCGAGGGAAGCAATGGAAGATGATGCCTATGGCGTTTTCAGCCCCATGATTTCCCAGCTTGGCATAGACGCGAAGAATCATCCTGATGAGCTTGTGTTCGCTCTGCTCGCGGGCGGGTTCACTGGCCTTTGTTATGACGGCAAGGCTTTTTTCGCTGCCGATCATCCGGTTAAGGACGCAAACGGCAAAAGCCAGAGCGTGTCGAATCTTGAAGCAGGATCTGGAACTCCGTGGATGCTCCTCGATGTTTCAGGAGCCGTAAAGCCCCTGATTTTCCAGAAGCGCAGGGATTATTCTTTTGTGGCCATGGACAAGATGGATGATGAGCAGGTTTTTACATCCAGCGCTTTCCGTTACGGAGTGGATTGCCGCGTTAACGCCGGATACGGACTCTGGCAGCTTGCCCATGCAGCCAAGGTGGATCTGAATACAGAGAATTACACCAAGGTCAGAGCAGCCATGACAGGAAGAAAGGGAGACGGAGGCAAGCCTTTGAATCTGAATCCAGGACTTCTTGTTGTTCCTCCTTCGCTTGAAAAAGCGGCACTCGATATTGTCAAGGCCGACAGGCTGGCAAACGGAGCGGACAATGTTTACACAGGTTCGGCAAGAGTAATGGTCTGTCCTTATCTGGCATAG
- a CDS encoding gp436 family protein, which translates to MPYATLADIQKRFGEDTVLAVSDKDGDGIPDSDVIEAAISDASAVMDAYIAGRTVADILKTRICCDIIMYQMAHDAGSYVDEYRKRYDDSLNLLRHIGKGEISSASEIGTASSGVEFSSSPRIFKRGL; encoded by the coding sequence ATGCCTTACGCAACGCTTGCGGATATTCAGAAAAGATTTGGAGAGGATACTGTCCTGGCTGTCAGCGATAAAGACGGTGACGGGATTCCTGATAGCGATGTCATAGAGGCGGCAATCTCTGACGCTTCGGCTGTAATGGACGCGTATATCGCGGGCAGAACAGTTGCGGATATTCTTAAAACCCGGATTTGCTGTGACATCATCATGTATCAGATGGCCCATGATGCGGGATCTTATGTCGATGAGTACAGAAAAAGGTACGATGATTCCCTGAATCTTCTGAGGCATATCGGCAAAGGTGAAATCTCTTCTGCTTCAGAAATAGGCACTGCCTCATCTGGTGTGGAATTTTCATCAAGTCCGAGGATCTTTAAGAGGGGCTTATGA
- a CDS encoding phage virion morphogenesis protein has translation MSFQVTIEGADLVSLRIGSLISSLPGAQRKLVSAVAAEVETQTRRRIENEKTGPDGSKWPDWSPATVKLYAKLGKAGHMLHQEGKLLDSIRAKAISDEQAEVSANRVYAAIQQVGGLAGRGHKVRIPARPYLGISAENAADIDAVVSGLAAKILGEAGL, from the coding sequence ATGAGCTTTCAAGTCACAATAGAAGGCGCTGACCTTGTCAGCTTGAGAATCGGCAGTCTCATAAGCAGCCTTCCTGGAGCTCAGAGGAAGCTTGTGTCAGCTGTGGCCGCAGAAGTCGAAACCCAGACCAGACGGCGCATAGAAAATGAAAAGACAGGGCCGGACGGTTCAAAATGGCCTGACTGGAGTCCGGCAACTGTGAAGCTTTACGCGAAGCTTGGCAAAGCCGGTCACATGCTTCACCAGGAAGGCAAGCTGCTTGATTCCATAAGGGCAAAGGCAATTTCAGATGAGCAGGCAGAGGTATCAGCAAACAGGGTATACGCGGCTATTCAGCAAGTGGGAGGTCTGGCTGGCAGAGGACATAAAGTGAGAATACCGGCAAGGCCATATTTGGGGATATCGGCAGAAAACGCGGCAGACATAGATGCTGTTGTGAGCGGTCTGGCTGCAAAAATTTTAGGAGAGGCGGGCCTTTAA